A genome region from Chryseobacterium sp. G0186 includes the following:
- a CDS encoding recombinase family protein, which yields MRIKYNRVSTLLQTGNRFEADKEKYDMVFLDKISGSVSFKDRPKSKELIKLIEEGKISEIVVEEFSRLGRNTGDVIQTLEWLEDEKINVVVRNIGLQSRPNGKKNAIWKMISSVMSSLYEMELENILERTSVGRMVYLQNGGILGRPIGTNEGDSNFINKPKNKKALEYLKKGRTLREIGKILEMSTKTVMKVKKVAIKLEMI from the coding sequence ATGAGAATAAAATACAATAGAGTTTCTACATTACTTCAAACAGGAAATCGTTTTGAAGCAGACAAAGAAAAATATGATATGGTTTTTCTTGATAAAATATCCGGATCGGTAAGTTTTAAAGACCGTCCCAAATCTAAAGAACTCATTAAACTGATTGAAGAAGGGAAAATTTCAGAAATCGTGGTAGAAGAATTTTCAAGACTCGGAAGAAACACTGGAGATGTAATCCAAACACTGGAATGGTTGGAAGATGAAAAGATTAATGTGGTTGTAAGAAATATAGGTCTTCAGTCCAGACCTAACGGTAAGAAAAACGCAATATGGAAAATGATTTCTTCTGTAATGTCTTCACTATATGAAATGGAACTTGAGAATATTTTGGAAAGAACTAGTGTTGGGAGAATGGTTTATCTTCAGAATGGTGGAATTTTAGGAAGACCAATTGGAACCAATGAAGGTGATTCCAACTTTATTAACAAACCAAAAAATAAGAAGGCATTAGAATATCTTAAGAAAGGAAGAACCCTGAGAGAGATAGGTAAAATTCTTGAAATGTCAACAAAGACGGTTATGAAAGTAAAAAAAGTGGCAATAAAACTTGAAATGATTTAA
- a CDS encoding McrB family protein has protein sequence MEKYKNFKSLLEYFIAHLEWLTTKDIKGRGYKIYIRDLIDGSNFYETGQGYRNGNIQNQVQNWSQYEDGFIYINIQPNYGKYNTVKCYLNWAETGLNITTIWNKNKINSLELQEYQWWTKPPKRIKLNTSKTVNELGLFDNKLPNDNLIFFFNNFKTLLIDWNKLEKKQQKMKNIQLYVNLLEQNKNIILTGAPGTGKTYLAKQIAKSMIGVETDEDLEKSGQFYFVQFHPSYDYTDFIEGLRPTKPDINGNIGFELKNGIFKEFCKKAIDVMAITSGQITEFTLDGYLKYLEVLELNIRTINNYKLRIEQLLGEKEITSKTDRKIIDKSTYQSLEEICDNFDNIKDFDDSNKFHRQYSSAVYNLINFKDNLLTKQSKKLDTPPPFIFIIDEINRGEISKIFGELFFSLDPSYRGKSGAVKTQYSNLHDDEKDLLYIPENVFIIGSMNDIDRSVESFDFAMRRRFMWKEITSEQSAENMNLPEDIKTRMNSLNQKISDIEGLNNSYHIGGAYFLDINGTPQQDFDSIWELRLEPLLKEYLRGIPDNEEKIEDLKNAYNSL, from the coding sequence ATGGAAAAATACAAAAATTTCAAATCTTTATTAGAATATTTCATAGCCCATCTCGAATGGCTCACCACAAAAGATATTAAGGGACGCGGGTATAAAATCTATATTAGAGATCTAATAGATGGATCAAATTTTTACGAGACTGGCCAGGGTTATAGAAATGGAAACATTCAAAATCAGGTCCAAAATTGGAGTCAGTATGAAGATGGATTTATATATATCAATATCCAACCAAATTATGGTAAATATAACACAGTAAAATGTTATTTAAATTGGGCTGAAACAGGATTAAATATAACTACAATCTGGAACAAAAATAAAATTAATTCACTAGAGTTACAGGAATATCAATGGTGGACAAAACCACCTAAAAGAATTAAGTTAAATACATCTAAAACGGTAAATGAACTTGGATTATTTGATAATAAGCTCCCAAACGATAATTTAATTTTTTTCTTTAATAATTTTAAAACACTTCTAATTGATTGGAATAAATTAGAAAAAAAACAACAGAAAATGAAAAATATTCAATTATATGTTAACCTCCTTGAACAAAATAAAAACATAATTTTAACAGGTGCTCCAGGGACAGGAAAAACATATTTAGCAAAACAAATTGCTAAAAGTATGATAGGTGTTGAAACTGATGAAGACCTTGAAAAAAGTGGACAATTTTACTTTGTTCAATTCCATCCATCTTACGATTACACTGATTTTATAGAAGGACTAAGACCAACGAAGCCTGATATAAATGGTAATATTGGTTTTGAATTAAAAAATGGGATATTTAAGGAGTTTTGTAAAAAAGCTATTGATGTTATGGCAATTACAAGTGGCCAAATAACAGAATTTACATTGGATGGTTATTTAAAATATTTAGAAGTACTAGAGTTAAACATAAGAACAATTAATAATTATAAACTAAGAATAGAACAATTATTAGGAGAAAAAGAAATAACTTCAAAAACTGATAGAAAAATCATTGACAAAAGTACATACCAATCATTGGAAGAAATTTGTGATAACTTTGATAATATAAAAGACTTTGATGATAGTAATAAGTTTCACCGTCAATACTCTTCCGCTGTCTATAATTTGATTAATTTCAAAGATAATTTATTAACTAAACAGTCTAAAAAACTGGACACTCCACCGCCCTTTATTTTTATAATAGATGAGATTAATAGAGGTGAAATATCAAAAATTTTTGGAGAATTATTCTTTTCACTAGATCCTAGCTATAGAGGGAAAAGTGGAGCCGTAAAAACTCAATATTCAAACTTACATGACGATGAAAAAGATCTTTTATATATTCCTGAAAATGTATTTATAATTGGCTCAATGAATGATATTGATAGAAGTGTTGAAAGTTTCGACTTTGCAATGCGTAGAAGATTTATGTGGAAAGAAATTACGAGTGAACAAAGTGCTGAGAATATGAATTTACCTGAAGATATAAAAACTAGGATGAACTCTTTAAATCAAAAAATTTCAGATATAGAAGGACTAAACAACTCTTACCATATTGGTGGAGCCTATTTTCTTGACATAAACGGAACACCGCAACAAGATTTTGATTCTATTTGGGAACTTCGTTTAGAACCTCTGCTAAAAGAATATTTAAGAGGCATTCCTGATAATGAAGAAAAAATAGAAGATTTAAAAAATGCTTATAACTCGTTATGA